One Micromonospora eburnea genomic region harbors:
- a CDS encoding low temperature requirement protein A — MAMRGGAAELPGSREPPSRAGFVELLFDVVLVFAFTRLTERLLEQLNWSGFYSSMLLTLALWWLWYRMAWTANRYDPARPMIQVMVIVTMLGALLMAAALPAAFRERGVVFAGVFVAIEVFRHLWLVLFGGGGPHVRLVTARIVFWACLSAVPWIAGIFAHHEARVIWWTVAVLIDYAGGLLDFPTPGLGRAGLRGQPIAEEHLTERYRQVLIIAFGESILTSGIHFSPYGFQRDRTAALVVAFVITVLFWQIYYYRAGELLPAAIASSRAPAYVGDLASYAHLIMVIGVAVSAVGDTLAISQPFGDATLSRIAVILGGPALFLLGRSMLDYAGFSRVSWSRPIGLLALGALTPVALLLPLLLVAVTAVAVLAGVATSNVISWRLYPRRMTPPPGLPPEG, encoded by the coding sequence ATGGCCATGCGGGGTGGGGCGGCGGAGCTGCCGGGGAGCCGTGAGCCCCCGAGCCGGGCCGGTTTCGTCGAACTGCTCTTCGACGTGGTGCTGGTCTTCGCCTTCACCCGCCTCACCGAGCGACTGCTCGAACAGCTCAACTGGTCCGGCTTCTATTCGTCGATGCTGCTGACCCTGGCCCTGTGGTGGCTCTGGTACCGGATGGCCTGGACGGCCAACCGCTACGATCCGGCCCGCCCGATGATCCAGGTCATGGTCATCGTGACCATGCTCGGCGCCCTGCTGATGGCGGCCGCGTTGCCGGCGGCCTTCCGGGAGCGCGGAGTCGTCTTCGCGGGGGTCTTTGTCGCGATCGAGGTGTTCCGGCATCTCTGGCTCGTACTTTTCGGCGGCGGAGGCCCGCACGTGCGCCTGGTCACTGCCCGGATCGTCTTCTGGGCCTGCCTCTCGGCGGTGCCGTGGATCGCCGGGATCTTCGCCCATCACGAGGCGCGCGTGATCTGGTGGACGGTCGCGGTGCTCATCGACTACGCCGGCGGGCTGCTCGACTTTCCGACGCCCGGGCTGGGACGTGCGGGACTGCGGGGCCAGCCGATCGCGGAGGAACACCTGACGGAGCGCTACCGACAGGTGCTCATCATCGCCTTCGGGGAGAGCATTCTGACCTCGGGTATCCACTTCAGTCCGTACGGCTTCCAACGCGACCGGACGGCCGCGCTGGTGGTGGCCTTCGTGATCACCGTGCTGTTCTGGCAGATCTACTACTACCGGGCCGGTGAGCTGCTCCCCGCCGCCATCGCGTCGTCCCGGGCCCCAGCGTACGTCGGTGACCTCGCGTCGTACGCGCATCTGATCATGGTGATCGGCGTGGCGGTCAGCGCGGTGGGGGACACGCTGGCCATCTCGCAGCCCTTCGGCGACGCCACGCTGTCCCGGATCGCGGTCATCCTCGGCGGGCCGGCGCTGTTCCTGCTCGGCCGGTCGATGCTCGACTACGCCGGTTTCAGTCGGGTCTCCTGGTCGCGGCCGATCGGGCTGCTGGCGCTCGGGGCGCTGACCCCGGTGGCCCTGCTGCTGCCACTCCTGCTGGTGGCCGTGACCGCCGTGGCGGTGCTGGCCGGGGTCGCCACCTCGAACGTCATCAGCTGGCGGCTGTACCCGAGGAGGATGACTCCACCGCCCGGCCTGCCGCCTGAGGGCTGA
- the argC gene encoding N-acetyl-gamma-glutamyl-phosphate reductase yields MGIRVAVAGASGYAGGELLRLLAGHPEFDLVAATAHSSAGQPVIAVHPQLAGLDLVFGATDPATLADADLVFLALPHGQSAALAAALPETVKVVDLGADHRLRDADAWARYYGGPHAGAWTYGLPELPGQRAAIAAASRVASTGCYAVATTLALAPLIAAGAVLPADVVVVAASGTSGAGRAAKAHLLGSEVMGDLSPYKVGAHQHVPEIKQATGATGLSFTPVLAPMPRGILATVTAVPTGDADPREVLATAYADAPFVHLLPEGAWPHTAATAGSNSCHLQATVDVDSGRVIVVSAIDNLGKGAAGQAVQNANLMFDLPETTGLPIFGVAP; encoded by the coding sequence ATGGGCATCCGAGTCGCGGTCGCCGGGGCCAGCGGGTACGCCGGTGGCGAGCTGCTCCGCCTGCTCGCCGGTCACCCCGAGTTCGACCTCGTCGCCGCCACCGCCCACTCCTCGGCCGGCCAGCCGGTCATCGCCGTACACCCGCAGCTCGCCGGGCTGGACCTGGTCTTCGGGGCGACCGACCCGGCCACCCTGGCCGACGCGGACCTGGTCTTCCTGGCCCTGCCGCACGGCCAGTCGGCGGCCCTCGCCGCGGCCCTGCCCGAGACGGTCAAGGTGGTCGACCTCGGCGCCGACCACCGGCTACGCGACGCGGACGCCTGGGCCCGGTACTACGGCGGCCCGCACGCCGGGGCCTGGACTTACGGCCTGCCCGAGCTGCCCGGCCAGCGGGCCGCAATCGCCGCGGCCAGCCGGGTCGCCAGCACCGGCTGCTACGCGGTGGCCACCACCCTGGCGCTCGCCCCGCTGATCGCCGCCGGCGCGGTCCTCCCGGCGGACGTGGTGGTGGTCGCAGCCTCCGGCACCTCCGGGGCGGGCCGGGCCGCCAAGGCGCACCTGCTCGGCAGTGAGGTGATGGGCGACCTGTCGCCCTACAAGGTCGGCGCCCACCAGCACGTGCCCGAGATCAAGCAGGCCACCGGGGCGACCGGCCTCTCCTTCACGCCGGTGCTCGCCCCCATGCCGCGTGGCATCCTCGCCACCGTCACCGCCGTCCCCACCGGCGACGCCGACCCACGCGAGGTGCTCGCCACGGCGTACGCGGACGCGCCCTTCGTGCACCTGCTCCCCGAGGGCGCGTGGCCGCACACCGCCGCCACCGCCGGCTCGAACTCCTGCCACCTCCAGGCCACCGTCGACGTCGACTCCGGCCGGGTGATCGTGGTCAGCGCCATCGACAACCTCGGCAAGGGCGCGGCCGGCCAGGCCGTGCAGAACGCCAACCTGATGTTCGACCTCCCCGAGACCACCGGCCTCCCGATCTTCGGAGTCGCACCGTGA
- the argJ gene encoding bifunctional glutamate N-acetyltransferase/amino-acid acetyltransferase ArgJ, translated as MTVTTPRGFRAAGVAAGLKASGASDVALVVNDGPDAGVAGVFTANRVKAAPVLWTQQVVRGGVVRAVVLNSGGANACTGPAGFQDTHATAEHTAAVLTASSPRLMLGAGEVAVCSTGLIGERLPMPALLSGVRGAVRGLSRDGGLPAAEAIMTTDTRPKTTVSAGSGWTVGGMAKGAGMLAPAMATMLCVLTTDAVAGPETLDAALRAATRVTFDRIDSDGCMSTNDTVLLLASGASGIEPSEAELTAVVTAACHDLAQQLIADAEGATKQIAIDVVGAATEEDAVEVGRSVARNNLVKTALFGNDPNWGRILAAVGTTAAAFEPDRVDVAVNGVWVCRGGAAAEDRSKVDLTGRDVTIRIDLHAGDAVATVWTNDLSHAYVHENSAYSS; from the coding sequence GTGACCGTCACCACCCCCCGAGGCTTCCGGGCGGCCGGCGTCGCCGCCGGACTCAAGGCCAGCGGCGCCAGCGACGTGGCCCTCGTGGTCAACGACGGCCCCGACGCCGGGGTCGCCGGCGTATTCACCGCCAACCGGGTCAAGGCCGCCCCGGTGCTCTGGACCCAGCAGGTCGTCCGGGGCGGCGTGGTTCGCGCCGTGGTGCTCAACTCCGGCGGGGCCAACGCCTGCACCGGCCCGGCCGGCTTCCAGGACACCCATGCCACCGCCGAGCACACCGCCGCCGTGCTCACCGCGAGCAGTCCCCGGCTGATGCTCGGCGCGGGCGAGGTCGCGGTCTGCTCCACCGGCCTGATCGGCGAGCGGCTCCCCATGCCCGCCCTGCTCTCCGGCGTACGCGGTGCGGTGCGCGGCCTGTCCCGCGACGGCGGCCTGCCGGCCGCCGAAGCGATCATGACCACCGACACCCGGCCCAAGACCACGGTCTCCGCCGGGAGCGGCTGGACCGTCGGCGGCATGGCCAAGGGGGCCGGCATGCTCGCCCCCGCGATGGCCACCATGCTCTGCGTGCTCACCACCGACGCGGTGGCCGGCCCGGAGACCCTCGATGCCGCGCTGCGGGCCGCCACCCGGGTCACCTTCGACCGGATCGACTCCGACGGCTGCATGAGCACCAACGACACGGTGCTGCTGCTGGCCAGCGGCGCGTCCGGCATCGAGCCCAGCGAGGCCGAGCTGACCGCCGTGGTCACCGCCGCCTGCCACGACCTCGCCCAGCAGCTCATCGCCGACGCGGAGGGCGCCACCAAGCAGATCGCCATCGACGTGGTCGGCGCGGCCACCGAGGAGGACGCGGTCGAGGTCGGCCGGTCGGTGGCCCGGAACAACCTGGTCAAGACCGCGCTGTTCGGCAACGACCCGAACTGGGGCCGGATCCTCGCTGCCGTCGGCACCACCGCGGCCGCCTTCGAGCCCGACCGGGTGGACGTCGCGGTCAACGGGGTGTGGGTGTGCCGGGGCGGGGCCGCCGCCGAGGACCGGTCCAAGGTCGACCTCACCGGCCGGGACGTCACCATCCGGATCGACCTGCACGCCGGCGACGCGGTGGCGACCGTCTGGACCAACGACCTGTCGCACGCGTACGTGCACGAGAACTCGGCGTACTCATCGTGA
- the argB gene encoding acetylglutamate kinase: MSLSADLTRAQVKAETLIEALPWLARFSGATVVVKYGGNAMIDPELQRAFAADMVFLRYAGLKPVVVHGGGPQISAMLGRLGIVSEFKGGLRVTTPEAMDVVRMVLVGQVGRELVGLINAHGPFAVGLSGEDAGLFTAVRRPAYVDGQPIDVGQVGDVESVDVSAVADLIATGRIPVISTVAPDADGVLHNLNADTAAAALAVALEARKLVVLTDVAGLYADWPDTSSLISEINTDDLAKLLPSLESGMVPKMEACLRAVRGGVPAAHVVDGRVAHSTLLEVFTSEGFGTMVVAE; encoded by the coding sequence GTGAGTCTCAGCGCGGACCTCACCCGGGCCCAGGTCAAGGCCGAGACGCTGATCGAGGCCCTGCCCTGGCTGGCCCGTTTCTCCGGCGCCACCGTCGTGGTCAAGTACGGCGGCAACGCGATGATCGACCCCGAGCTCCAGCGGGCCTTCGCCGCCGACATGGTCTTCCTCCGGTACGCCGGCCTCAAGCCGGTCGTCGTGCACGGCGGCGGGCCGCAGATCTCCGCCATGCTGGGGCGGCTCGGCATCGTCAGCGAGTTCAAGGGCGGGTTGCGGGTCACCACCCCGGAGGCGATGGACGTCGTCCGGATGGTGCTGGTCGGGCAGGTCGGCCGGGAACTGGTCGGCCTGATCAACGCGCACGGCCCGTTCGCCGTCGGGCTCTCCGGCGAGGACGCCGGGCTGTTCACCGCCGTACGCCGCCCGGCGTACGTGGACGGGCAGCCGATCGACGTCGGGCAGGTCGGCGACGTGGAGTCGGTGGATGTCTCGGCGGTGGCCGACCTGATCGCGACCGGCCGGATCCCGGTGATCTCCACCGTCGCGCCGGACGCCGACGGGGTGCTGCACAACCTCAACGCCGACACGGCCGCCGCCGCGCTCGCCGTTGCCCTGGAGGCGCGCAAGCTGGTCGTCCTCACCGACGTGGCCGGCCTCTACGCCGACTGGCCGGACACGTCCAGCCTGATCAGCGAGATCAACACCGACGACCTGGCGAAGCTGCTGCCGTCGCTGGAGTCGGGGATGGTCCCGAAGATGGAGGCCTGCCTGCGGGCGGTGCGCGGGGGAGTGCCCGCCGCGCACGTCGTCGACGGCCGGGTCGCCCACTCCACGCTCCTGGAAGTCTTCACCTCGGAGGGATTCGGCACCATGGTGGTGGCGGAATGA
- a CDS encoding acetylornithine transaminase: protein MTTLVERWGQSMMDNYGTPPLALVSGSGAVVVDEAGREYVDLLGGIAVNALGHAHPAVVAAVSRQVATLGHVSNLFVAEPPVALAELLLALAGRSGRVFFANSGAEANEAAFKLSRLTGRTHVVATRGGFHGRTMGALALTGQPAKADPFRPLPGDVTHVPYGDAAALAAAVTDATAMVIVEPIQGENGVVVPPPGYLAEARRITAAHGALLVLDEVQTGVGRTGHWFAHQAEGVEPDVITLAKGLGGGLPIGACLAFGRAADLLAPGSHGTTFGGNPVSCAAALAVIATIANEGLLDHVKRIGERLRRGIEALGHPLVTEVRGAGLLLGVVFAEPVSGAVASALREAGFLVNPVQPGVVRLAPPLILTADQADAFLSALPAALRTATADLAGKRPPEGSKPTEISTEATTTEANA from the coding sequence ATGACCACGCTCGTCGAACGCTGGGGCCAGTCCATGATGGACAACTACGGCACCCCGCCGCTCGCGCTCGTCTCCGGCTCCGGCGCCGTCGTGGTCGACGAGGCCGGCCGGGAGTACGTCGACCTGCTCGGCGGTATCGCGGTCAACGCCCTCGGCCACGCCCACCCGGCCGTGGTGGCCGCCGTGTCCAGGCAGGTCGCCACCCTCGGGCACGTCTCCAACCTGTTCGTCGCGGAGCCGCCGGTCGCCCTCGCCGAGCTGCTGCTGGCCCTCGCCGGACGTTCCGGGCGGGTGTTCTTCGCCAACTCCGGCGCGGAGGCGAACGAGGCCGCGTTCAAACTGTCCCGGCTCACCGGGCGCACCCACGTGGTCGCCACCCGGGGCGGCTTCCACGGCCGGACCATGGGCGCCCTGGCGCTCACCGGCCAGCCGGCCAAGGCCGACCCGTTCCGCCCGCTCCCCGGTGACGTCACCCACGTCCCGTACGGCGACGCCGCCGCCCTGGCAGCGGCGGTCACCGACGCCACCGCCATGGTGATCGTCGAGCCGATCCAGGGCGAGAACGGGGTCGTCGTACCGCCGCCCGGCTACCTTGCCGAGGCCCGGCGGATCACCGCCGCGCACGGCGCCCTGCTGGTGCTCGACGAGGTGCAGACCGGCGTCGGCCGTACCGGCCACTGGTTCGCCCACCAGGCCGAGGGCGTCGAGCCGGACGTCATCACCCTGGCCAAGGGGCTCGGCGGGGGCCTGCCCATCGGCGCCTGTCTGGCCTTCGGCCGGGCCGCCGACCTGCTCGCCCCCGGCTCGCACGGCACCACCTTCGGCGGTAATCCGGTCAGCTGCGCCGCCGCCCTCGCCGTGATCGCCACCATCGCCAACGAGGGGCTGCTCGACCACGTCAAGCGGATCGGGGAGCGGCTGCGGCGGGGGATCGAGGCGCTCGGCCACCCGCTGGTCACCGAGGTCCGCGGCGCCGGTCTGCTGCTCGGTGTCGTGTTCGCCGAGCCGGTCTCCGGCGCGGTGGCGAGCGCGCTGCGCGAGGCGGGCTTCCTGGTCAACCCGGTGCAGCCCGGCGTGGTCCGACTCGCCCCACCGCTGATCCTCACCGCCGACCAGGCCGACGCCTTCCTGTCCGCCCTCCCCGCCGCCCTACGGACAGCCACCGCAGACCTTGCCGGGAAGCGGCCCCCGGAGGGGTCGAAACCTACCGAGATCTCGACCGAGGCGACCACCACGGAGGCGAACGCATGA
- the argF gene encoding ornithine carbamoyltransferase — translation MIRHFLRDDDLTPAEQSAVLDLAARMKADRFGLQPLAGPRSVAVLFDKQSLRTRFSFDVGIAELGGHPIVVDTQVTHFGRGETLADAGRVLSRYVAAIVLRTHGDDRIAEVAAHATVPVINALTDTYHPCQLLADLLTIRERFGATAGRTLAYVGDAANNMAHSYLLAGATAGMHVRVAGPAGFQPDPEVVARAEKIAAGTGGSVRVLTDPVDAVRGAHAVATDTWTSMGQEADGLDRITPFLPYQVNDALLGHAAADVIVLHCLPAHRGEEITDEVLDGPHSAVFDEAENRLHAQKALLTFLLEASS, via the coding sequence ATGATCCGGCACTTCCTGCGGGACGACGACCTGACCCCCGCCGAGCAGTCGGCCGTCCTCGACCTCGCCGCCCGGATGAAGGCGGACCGGTTCGGCCTCCAGCCCCTGGCCGGGCCGAGGTCGGTGGCGGTGCTCTTCGACAAGCAGAGCCTGCGGACCCGCTTCTCCTTCGACGTCGGCATCGCCGAACTGGGCGGGCACCCGATCGTGGTGGACACCCAGGTCACCCACTTCGGGCGGGGTGAGACCCTGGCCGACGCCGGCCGGGTGCTCTCCCGGTACGTGGCGGCGATCGTGCTGCGTACCCACGGCGACGACCGGATCGCCGAGGTCGCCGCGCACGCCACCGTGCCGGTGATCAACGCGCTCACCGACACCTACCACCCGTGCCAGCTCCTCGCCGACCTGCTCACCATCCGCGAGCGGTTCGGCGCCACCGCCGGACGGACCCTGGCGTACGTCGGGGACGCGGCGAACAACATGGCGCACTCGTACCTGCTGGCCGGGGCGACCGCCGGGATGCACGTCCGGGTCGCCGGGCCGGCCGGGTTCCAGCCCGACCCCGAGGTGGTCGCCCGGGCCGAGAAGATCGCCGCCGGCACCGGCGGGTCGGTCCGCGTGCTCACCGACCCGGTCGACGCGGTCCGGGGCGCACATGCGGTCGCCACCGACACCTGGACCTCGATGGGGCAGGAGGCCGACGGGCTGGACCGGATCACCCCGTTCCTGCCGTACCAGGTCAACGACGCGCTGCTCGGCCACGCCGCGGCGGACGTCATCGTGCTGCACTGCCTGCCCGCCCACCGGGGCGAGGAGATCACCGACGAGGTGCTCGACGGGCCGCACAGCGCGGTCTTCGACGAGGCGGAGAATCGCCTGCACGCCCAGAAGGCGCTGCTGACGTTTCTCCTGGAGGCATCCTCATGA
- a CDS encoding arginine repressor, producing MTAPLTRAARHARIVELIRDRAIHSQTELADLLAGDGIQVTQATLSRDLKELGAVTARGGDGRGVYLIPEDGHRPLREAEAAPARLVRLLSELLNGVDASGNIAVLRTPPGAAHYLASALDRAGLPEVVGTIAGDDTILVVAREAVGGAALGDKLAAWARREEFVEGSTTS from the coding sequence ATGACCGCCCCGCTGACCCGTGCCGCCCGGCACGCCCGCATCGTCGAACTGATCCGCGACCGGGCCATCCACTCGCAGACCGAGCTGGCCGACCTGCTCGCCGGCGACGGGATCCAGGTCACCCAGGCCACCCTCTCCCGCGACCTCAAGGAGCTGGGGGCGGTCACCGCCCGCGGCGGTGACGGGCGCGGCGTCTACCTGATTCCCGAGGACGGCCACCGGCCGCTGCGCGAGGCCGAGGCCGCACCGGCCCGGCTCGTCCGGCTGTTGAGTGAGCTGCTCAACGGGGTCGACGCCAGCGGCAACATCGCCGTGCTGCGTACCCCGCCGGGTGCGGCCCACTACCTGGCCAGCGCGTTGGACCGAGCGGGCCTGCCCGAGGTCGTCGGCACCATCGCCGGCGACGACACCATCCTCGTCGTGGCCCGCGAGGCCGTCGGCGGTGCCGCACTGGGCGACAAGCTCGCCGCGTGGGCCCGCCGGGAAGAGTTCGTTGAAGGGAGCACCACGTCATGA
- a CDS encoding argininosuccinate synthase — protein sequence MTERVVLAYSGGLDTSVAIPYLAEQTGAEVIAVAVDVGQGGEDMNVIRQRALDCGAAESEVVDARDEFAAEYCLPAIRANALYMDRYPLVSALSRPLIVKHLVAAARKHGGTIVSHGCTGKGNDQVRFEVGLGALAPDLKIIAPARDFAWTRDKAIAFAEEKGLPIDVSAKSPYSIDQNLWGRAVETGFLEDIWNAPIEDLYSYTADPAQERDADEVVITFDAGVPVAIDGETVTPYQAILELNRRAGSQGVGRLDMVEDRLVGIKSREVYEAPGAVALITAHQELENVTIERDLARFKRGVDQRWGELVYDGLWFSPLKQALDAFVDDTQRHVSGEVRLTLHGGRATVTGRRSEASLYDFGMATYDTGDTFDQSLAKGFVQLWGLPSKMAAARDARLGGA from the coding sequence ATGACCGAGCGGGTAGTCCTGGCGTACTCCGGGGGTCTCGACACCTCCGTCGCCATTCCCTACCTCGCCGAGCAGACCGGTGCCGAGGTGATCGCGGTCGCGGTCGACGTCGGCCAGGGCGGCGAGGACATGAACGTCATCCGGCAGCGCGCGTTGGACTGCGGCGCGGCGGAGTCCGAGGTGGTCGACGCGCGCGACGAGTTCGCCGCCGAGTACTGCCTGCCGGCGATCCGCGCCAATGCCCTGTACATGGACCGCTACCCGCTGGTCTCGGCGCTGTCCCGGCCGCTGATCGTCAAGCACCTGGTCGCCGCGGCGAGGAAGCACGGCGGCACCATCGTGTCGCACGGCTGCACCGGCAAGGGCAACGACCAGGTTCGCTTCGAGGTCGGCCTGGGCGCGCTCGCGCCCGACCTGAAGATCATCGCGCCGGCCCGGGACTTCGCCTGGACCCGGGACAAGGCGATCGCCTTCGCCGAGGAGAAGGGGCTGCCGATCGACGTGTCGGCCAAGTCGCCGTACTCGATCGACCAGAACCTGTGGGGCCGCGCGGTCGAGACCGGCTTCCTGGAGGACATCTGGAACGCCCCCATCGAGGACCTGTACTCGTACACCGCCGACCCGGCGCAGGAGCGGGACGCCGACGAGGTGGTCATCACCTTCGACGCGGGCGTGCCGGTCGCCATCGACGGCGAGACGGTCACCCCGTACCAGGCGATCCTGGAGCTGAACCGGCGCGCCGGCTCCCAGGGCGTCGGCCGGCTCGACATGGTCGAGGACCGGCTGGTCGGCATCAAGAGCCGCGAGGTGTACGAGGCCCCGGGCGCGGTCGCCCTGATCACCGCCCACCAGGAGCTGGAGAACGTCACCATCGAGCGGGACCTGGCCCGGTTCAAGCGCGGTGTCGACCAGCGCTGGGGCGAACTGGTCTACGACGGCCTCTGGTTCTCGCCGCTGAAGCAGGCGCTCGACGCGTTCGTCGACGACACCCAGCGGCACGTCTCCGGCGAGGTGCGGCTCACCCTGCACGGCGGTCGGGCCACGGTCACCGGGCGGCGTTCCGAGGCCAGCCTGTACGACTTCGGCATGGCCACCTACGACACCGGCGACACCTTCGACCAGTCCCTCGCCAAGGGTTTCGTGCAGTTGTGGGGCCTGCCGAGCAAGATGGCCGCCGCGCGGGACGCCCGGCTGGGCGGTGCCTGA
- the argH gene encoding argininosuccinate lyase encodes MGGVDDKSLTENSAAANRTSLWGGRFAGGPSEALARLSVSVQFDWRLAPYDIAGSRAHARVLAGAGLLDPEELGRMLAALDDLEAACASGAFRPTVDDEDVHTALERGLLERLGSLGGKLRAGRSRNDQVATDLRLYLRDHARGVAARLVELAEALVEQAGRHVDTAAPGMTHLQHAQPVTFGHWLLAHVQPLLRDLERLRDWDHRSAISPLGAGALAGSGLPLDPVAVSKELGFRTSFANSMDAVADRDFVAEFLFVTAMIGVHLSRLGEEVVLWTSHEFGWVELDDAFATGSSIMPQKKNADIAELARGKSGRLVGGLMSVLTMLKGLPMTYDRDMQEDKEPAFDAVDTLELLLPALAGMISTMTVRVDRLVAAAPVGFSLATEVADWLVRRNVPFRDAHEITGKLVALCVARDCALDEVSDDDLAAVSPHLDPSVRDVLSVRSALAARTTPGSTGPGPVADQLAAAADKLAGWRDWAAEQVVPR; translated from the coding sequence ATGGGTGGGGTGGACGACAAGAGCCTGACCGAGAACAGCGCCGCCGCCAACCGGACGAGTCTCTGGGGAGGCCGGTTCGCCGGCGGACCCTCCGAGGCGCTCGCGCGGCTGTCGGTGAGCGTCCAGTTCGACTGGCGCCTCGCCCCGTACGACATCGCCGGCTCCCGGGCGCACGCCCGGGTCCTGGCCGGCGCCGGCCTGCTCGACCCTGAGGAACTGGGGAGGATGCTGGCCGCCCTGGACGACCTGGAGGCCGCCTGCGCCTCCGGGGCGTTCCGGCCGACCGTCGACGACGAGGACGTGCACACCGCGTTGGAGCGCGGCCTGCTGGAGCGGCTCGGCAGCCTCGGCGGCAAGCTGCGCGCCGGCCGGTCCCGTAACGACCAGGTCGCCACCGACCTGCGGCTCTATCTGCGTGATCACGCCCGAGGCGTGGCCGCTCGGCTGGTGGAGCTGGCCGAGGCCCTGGTCGAGCAGGCGGGACGGCACGTGGACACGGCCGCCCCCGGGATGACCCACCTCCAGCACGCCCAGCCGGTCACCTTCGGGCACTGGCTGCTCGCCCACGTGCAGCCGCTGCTGCGTGACCTGGAGCGGCTGCGCGACTGGGACCACCGGAGCGCGATCAGCCCGCTCGGCGCGGGCGCGCTGGCCGGTTCGGGCCTGCCGTTGGACCCGGTGGCGGTCTCCAAGGAGCTGGGCTTCCGGACGTCCTTCGCCAACTCGATGGACGCGGTCGCCGACCGGGACTTCGTCGCCGAGTTCCTCTTCGTCACCGCGATGATCGGCGTGCACCTGTCCCGCCTCGGCGAGGAGGTGGTGCTCTGGACGTCGCACGAGTTCGGCTGGGTCGAGCTGGACGACGCGTTCGCCACCGGGTCGTCGATCATGCCGCAGAAGAAGAACGCGGACATCGCGGAGCTGGCCCGGGGCAAGTCCGGACGGCTCGTCGGCGGGCTGATGAGCGTGCTCACCATGCTCAAGGGCCTGCCGATGACCTACGACCGGGACATGCAGGAGGACAAGGAGCCGGCCTTCGACGCGGTCGACACCCTGGAACTGCTGCTGCCGGCCCTCGCCGGGATGATCTCCACGATGACGGTCCGCGTCGACCGCCTGGTGGCCGCCGCGCCGGTCGGCTTCTCGCTCGCCACCGAGGTGGCCGACTGGCTGGTCCGCCGGAACGTGCCGTTCCGCGACGCGCACGAGATCACCGGCAAGCTGGTGGCGCTCTGCGTGGCCCGGGACTGTGCCCTGGACGAGGTCTCCGACGACGACCTCGCCGCGGTGAGCCCGCACCTGGACCCGTCGGTGCGGGACGTGCTCTCGGTCCGCTCCGCCCTGGCGGCCCGGACCACCCCGGGCTCGACCGGCCCCGGGCCGGTGGCCGACCAGCTCGCCGCCGCCGCGGACAAGCTGGCCGGCTGGCGGGACTGGGCCGCCGAGCAGGTCGTGCCCCGCTGA
- a CDS encoding MmcQ/YjbR family DNA-binding protein — protein MAAPVPGRRPPLPYIGRSGWNTLRLDGGIPDDELIEAVDGSYDAVVAKLPKRERPTA, from the coding sequence GTGGCTGCACCGGTTCCCGGACGACGCCCGCCCCTCCCCTACATCGGCCGGTCCGGCTGGAACACGCTGCGGCTCGACGGCGGCATCCCGGACGACGAGCTGATCGAGGCCGTCGACGGGTCGTACGACGCGGTGGTGGCGAAGCTGCCGAAGCGCGAGCGACCGACGGCGTGA
- a CDS encoding DNA-binding protein has protein sequence MDTLDNDPFTAPDAAQARAHRNYTALMRIAERHAGTNARRRRYAHPDVPDAYEAATLVMALAGGAELEPGEDPVDQADLMAALTLIPHVRAEVDTLEAGLLQAARGRGMTWQAIAFGLGLGSAQAARQRYERLAVRTGTAD, from the coding sequence ATGGACACGCTGGACAACGACCCGTTCACCGCTCCGGACGCGGCCCAGGCCCGAGCCCACCGCAACTACACGGCGTTGATGCGGATCGCGGAGCGGCACGCCGGCACGAACGCTCGACGCCGGCGCTATGCCCACCCGGACGTCCCCGACGCGTATGAGGCGGCGACCCTGGTGATGGCCCTCGCCGGCGGGGCGGAGCTGGAACCGGGCGAGGACCCGGTGGACCAGGCCGACCTGATGGCCGCGCTGACCCTGATCCCGCATGTCCGCGCGGAGGTCGACACGCTGGAGGCCGGCCTGTTGCAGGCGGCCCGCGGCCGGGGCATGACCTGGCAGGCGATCGCCTTCGGGCTGGGGCTGGGCAGCGCCCAGGCGGCCCGCCAGCGCTACGAGCGGTTGGCCGTCCGCACCGGCACCGCCGACTGA